One region of Lebetimonas natsushimae genomic DNA includes:
- a CDS encoding PAS domain-containing protein produces MRPKPIDEEVTFEDVGVIGRPIISKTDLKGIITYANTPFCKLSGYSKKELIGKPHNIIRHPDMPKAVFKQMWETIERNEKFRGFIKNLRKDGKYYWVEAFIEPIFDDNGIKIGYIAARRPVSKEDKEKYEKIYKEMKEREEK; encoded by the coding sequence ATGAGACCTAAACCGATTGATGAAGAAGTTACTTTTGAAGATGTTGGTGTTATAGGCAGACCAATTATAAGTAAAACTGACCTTAAAGGCATAATAACATATGCAAATACCCCTTTTTGCAAACTTTCCGGATATTCTAAAAAAGAGTTAATTGGCAAACCTCACAATATTATAAGACATCCCGATATGCCAAAAGCAGTTTTTAAACAAATGTGGGAGACAATTGAAAGAAACGAAAAATTCAGAGGATTTATAAAAAATTTAAGAAAAGATGGAAAATATTATTGGGTAGAAGCATTTATAGAACCTATTTTTGATGACAACGGCATAAAAATAGGTTATATAGCCGCCAGAAGACCGGTATCAAAAGAAGACAAAGAAAAATATGAAAAAATTTATAAAGAAATGAAAGAAAGGGAAGAAAAATGA
- the rplI gene encoding 50S ribosomal protein L9 yields the protein MKVLLIKDVKGLGKAGEIKNAKDGYARNYLIPKGFAKLATPEVIKEWEEEQKKKQEELKKEIARLNEIKEKIENTSIVIKHKLGANGQLYGAITNKEVAEKLRENGIDIDKKHIEMQQIKTVGEYNIDIKLGHGIHANLKLVVEGE from the coding sequence ATGAAAGTTTTACTTATAAAAGATGTAAAGGGGCTTGGAAAAGCAGGTGAAATTAAAAATGCAAAAGATGGATATGCAAGAAATTATCTTATCCCAAAAGGTTTTGCAAAACTTGCCACTCCTGAAGTTATAAAAGAGTGGGAAGAAGAACAAAAGAAAAAACAAGAAGAGTTGAAAAAAGAAATTGCTAGATTAAATGAAATAAAAGAAAAAATAGAAAATACATCTATCGTTATTAAACACAAGCTAGGGGCTAACGGACAACTTTATGGAGCTATTACAAATAAAGAGGTTGCCGAAAAATTAAGAGAAAACGGAATCGATATTGACAAGAAACATATTGAAATGCAGCAGATTAAAACTGTAGGAGAATATAATATTGATATAAAATTGGGACATGGAATTCATGCCAACCTTAAACTTGTAGTTGAAGGTGAATAA
- the hslV gene encoding ATP-dependent protease subunit HslV, which produces MKINLEATTILGVRKNGIAVIGGDGQVTFGHTVLKGNATKIRTLYNGKVLAGFAGSTADAFILFDMFENNLQQRKGDLVKSVIDFGKAWRKDKYLRRLEAMMIVLNPEHIFILSGNGDVVEPEDGELAAIGSGGNYAISAARALVKHSNLAPEEIVKESLHIAADLCIYTNHNIKILKIEGKR; this is translated from the coding sequence ATGAAAATTAATTTAGAAGCAACTACAATACTTGGGGTTAGAAAAAACGGTATTGCAGTAATTGGAGGTGACGGCCAGGTTACTTTTGGCCATACAGTTTTAAAAGGAAACGCCACAAAAATAAGGACTCTTTATAACGGAAAAGTACTGGCGGGTTTTGCAGGAAGCACCGCTGATGCGTTTATTTTATTCGACATGTTTGAAAACAATCTTCAGCAAAGAAAAGGGGATTTGGTAAAATCAGTTATTGATTTTGGAAAAGCATGGAGGAAAGACAAATATTTAAGACGTCTTGAAGCAATGATGATAGTGTTAAATCCTGAGCATATTTTTATTTTGAGCGGAAACGGGGATGTAGTAGAACCAGAAGATGGAGAACTTGCAGCTATTGGGAGCGGCGGTAATTATGCAATTTCAGCTGCAAGGGCACTTGTAAAACATTCAAATCTTGCTCCTGAAGAAATTGTAAAAGAGTCTTTGCATATAGCGGCCGATTTATGTATATATACCAATCATAATATTAAAATTTTAAAAATTGAAGGGAAAAGATGA
- the hslU gene encoding HslU--HslV peptidase ATPase subunit: protein MNLTPKEIVQYLDEYIIGQKEAKKTIAIALRNRYRRMQLPKEWQDDIMPKNIMMIGPTGVGKTEIARRMAKMMKLPFVKVEASKYTEVGFVGRDVESMIRDLVNNSFNLVREEMQEAAKEKIEENVIEEITKKLIPPLPKNAPESKQIEYSHTFEKMKQKVKNGEVDHLKITIEVEEGMEGDDNLPPEMIKAQESIVKIIGIFNKNKEKKEVTVKEAKELLKKEAAEKVISKEELKKEALRRAENGIIFIDEIDKIAATGNQRQDPSKEGVQRDLLPIVEGSTVNTKFGYVKTDHILFIAAGAFHVSKPSDLIPELQGRFPLRVELQSLDEEALYQILTKPKHSLIKQYEKLLEVEDVTLKFTESALREIAKYAFLANEKTEDIGARRLHTVVEKVLEDINFSADEYKGKEFIIDEAYVKSKLDDIVENEEITKYIL from the coding sequence ATGAATTTAACACCAAAAGAAATTGTACAGTATCTTGATGAATATATTATCGGTCAAAAAGAAGCTAAAAAAACAATAGCAATAGCTCTCAGAAACAGATATAGAAGAATGCAGCTTCCAAAAGAATGGCAAGATGATATTATGCCAAAAAACATTATGATGATAGGGCCAACAGGAGTAGGTAAAACGGAGATAGCAAGAAGAATGGCTAAAATGATGAAACTTCCGTTTGTAAAAGTTGAAGCAAGTAAATATACGGAAGTTGGATTTGTTGGACGTGATGTTGAAAGCATGATTAGGGATTTGGTTAATAATTCTTTTAATTTGGTAAGAGAAGAAATGCAAGAAGCCGCAAAAGAAAAAATTGAGGAAAATGTAATCGAGGAAATTACAAAAAAACTGATTCCTCCTCTTCCAAAAAACGCTCCAGAATCTAAACAGATTGAATACAGCCATACATTTGAAAAAATGAAACAGAAAGTTAAAAACGGAGAAGTTGACCATTTAAAGATTACAATTGAAGTGGAAGAAGGAATGGAAGGGGATGACAATCTTCCTCCTGAAATGATAAAAGCCCAGGAAAGTATTGTAAAAATTATAGGAATTTTCAATAAAAATAAAGAAAAAAAAGAAGTAACTGTAAAAGAAGCAAAAGAGCTTCTTAAAAAAGAAGCAGCTGAAAAGGTTATAAGTAAAGAGGAACTTAAAAAAGAAGCTTTAAGAAGAGCTGAAAATGGAATTATTTTTATTGATGAAATTGATAAAATTGCAGCAACCGGAAATCAAAGACAAGACCCTAGCAAAGAAGGAGTTCAGAGGGATTTGCTCCCAATTGTGGAAGGTTCTACAGTTAATACAAAATTCGGCTATGTAAAAACTGATCATATTTTATTTATTGCAGCGGGTGCTTTTCATGTAAGTAAACCAAGTGACCTTATTCCAGAACTTCAGGGTAGATTCCCTTTAAGAGTTGAATTGCAAAGTCTTGATGAGGAAGCTTTATATCAAATATTAACTAAACCTAAACATTCATTAATTAAACAATATGAAAAACTACTTGAAGTGGAAGATGTTACCTTAAAATTTACTGAAAGTGCATTAAGAGAAATTGCAAAATATGCATTTTTGGCAAACGAAAAAACGGAAGACATAGGAGCTAGACGTCTTCATACAGTAGTAGAAAAAGTTTTGGAAGATATTAATTTCAGTGCCGATGAATATAAAGGTAAAGAATTTATAATAGATGAGGCTTATGTAAAAAGCAAACTTGACGATATAGTAGAAAATGAAGAAATAACCAAATATATTTTATAA
- the era gene encoding GTPase Era, giving the protein MPKSGFVGIIGKPNAGKSTLLNWLLGEKIALVSPKANASRKRVNAIVMHKDNQIILLDTPGLHEKEKLLNKFMLNEALKALSDSDLILFLADVRDNVEKSGYQWFLELNKKNIPHILVLTKTDLVTKEELEGKIKEYEKISKALKIIPISAVEGKGREELLDTIVEYLPDHPYYYDPDIISTEHIRDIYKELIREALFEKLGDEIPYETDILIEKLKEFENLDKVYATIIVERDSQKGMVIGKKGKKIKEIGSYARKLLENFSGKKIYLELFVKVVKGWSKNKKMLEELGYEVEL; this is encoded by the coding sequence ATGCCAAAAAGCGGTTTTGTTGGAATAATTGGCAAACCAAATGCTGGAAAATCAACACTTCTAAATTGGCTTTTAGGAGAAAAAATAGCTCTTGTTTCTCCTAAAGCCAACGCTTCAAGAAAAAGAGTAAATGCAATTGTTATGCATAAAGATAACCAAATAATACTTCTTGACACTCCTGGACTTCACGAAAAAGAAAAACTTCTTAATAAATTTATGTTAAATGAAGCACTGAAGGCTTTGAGTGACAGTGATTTAATTCTTTTTTTAGCTGATGTCAGGGATAATGTAGAAAAAAGTGGATATCAGTGGTTTTTAGAATTAAATAAAAAAAATATACCTCATATTCTTGTTCTTACTAAGACAGATTTGGTAACAAAAGAAGAATTGGAAGGTAAAATAAAAGAATATGAAAAAATTTCTAAAGCCCTTAAGATTATTCCAATTAGTGCGGTTGAAGGAAAGGGCAGGGAAGAATTATTAGATACTATAGTTGAATATTTACCTGATCATCCTTATTATTATGATCCTGATATAATATCAACTGAACATATCAGAGATATATATAAAGAATTAATACGGGAAGCTTTGTTTGAAAAATTAGGGGATGAAATACCTTATGAAACTGATATTTTAATAGAAAAATTAAAAGAATTTGAAAATTTAGATAAAGTTTATGCTACAATTATAGTTGAAAGAGATTCCCAAAAGGGAATGGTCATAGGTAAAAAGGGGAAAAAAATAAAAGAAATCGGCTCATATGCCAGAAAATTGTTAGAAAATTTCAGTGGTAAAAAAATATATTTAGAGCTTTTTGTAAAAGTTGTCAAAGGCTGGAGTAAAAATAAAAAAATGTTAGAAGAATTAGGATATGAGGTAGAATTATGA
- a CDS encoding type II secretion system protein GspD, whose product MKKIFLILFMILNIYANDCYNKFFTYSNSINSQERMKIKDFLDLLVTQKCGINIVYDDDESKKIVDNKMPFVKIKHFTLREILDLLLAKRNLFYSLSSNTLEISYFKTKTYKLDFLTSSRTGESNLDATDSKVKNTYDFDFWDKIEDNIKTILQNTSKDYKPPVIDKAAGLITVTGTKKQVQEIDEYINNLIKRLTKEVLIDVKIYTVELSESHKTGIDWSKLNLALDSQSIPVNNFAHKVFGRESVFNSATFNLQGFLNFLAENGNVNSLSNPKIVTLNNQKAIISVGDTIYYKYASSVVNNPNAAPSVEYTIDSKFVGVVLDITPQINDNGDIILSIAPRISSFKNQNQLKDTTRDMPPDTRDNTMLSIVKLKDNDTLVLGGLITNEDSLNVNGVPVLKEIPLVKYLFSSKEKVTNKKELVFVITPHIIDFSKKKTLRDLGFGKF is encoded by the coding sequence ATGAAAAAAATATTTTTAATATTATTTATGATTTTAAATATATACGCTAACGACTGTTATAATAAGTTTTTTACTTATTCAAACAGTATTAATTCTCAAGAAAGAATGAAAATAAAAGATTTTTTAGATTTATTAGTTACTCAAAAATGTGGGATAAATATTGTTTATGATGATGACGAATCTAAAAAAATTGTTGATAATAAAATGCCTTTTGTAAAAATTAAACATTTTACATTAAGAGAAATTTTAGATTTATTGTTGGCAAAAAGAAATTTGTTTTATTCTTTGAGTTCCAATACGTTAGAAATTAGTTATTTTAAAACTAAAACTTATAAATTAGATTTTCTTACATCATCAAGAACCGGAGAATCCAATTTGGATGCAACAGACAGTAAGGTTAAAAATACATATGATTTTGATTTTTGGGATAAAATAGAAGACAATATAAAAACAATTTTACAGAATACATCTAAAGATTATAAACCTCCAGTAATTGACAAAGCTGCAGGTTTGATAACTGTTACTGGTACTAAAAAACAAGTTCAAGAGATAGACGAATATATTAATAATTTAATAAAAAGGTTAACAAAAGAAGTATTAATAGATGTTAAAATATATACCGTTGAGCTTTCTGAATCTCATAAAACAGGTATAGATTGGTCAAAATTAAATTTAGCATTGGATAGTCAGTCTATACCAGTAAACAATTTTGCACATAAAGTATTTGGCAGAGAATCAGTTTTTAATTCTGCAACCTTTAATTTACAAGGATTTTTAAATTTCTTAGCAGAGAATGGAAATGTTAATTCATTGTCAAATCCTAAAATAGTAACATTAAACAATCAAAAAGCTATCATTAGTGTTGGTGATACCATTTATTATAAGTATGCTTCCAGTGTAGTGAATAATCCAAATGCAGCACCATCAGTTGAATATACAATTGATTCTAAATTTGTGGGTGTTGTGCTTGATATAACACCGCAAATTAATGATAACGGAGATATTATTTTAAGTATAGCTCCAAGGATCAGTTCATTTAAAAATCAAAATCAGTTAAAAGATACAACAAGAGATATGCCTCCTGACACAAGAGACAATACAATGCTAAGTATTGTTAAATTAAAAGATAATGATACTTTAGTATTAGGCGGTCTTATAACAAATGAAGATTCTTTGAATGTAAACGGTGTACCGGTTTTAAAAGAAATACCGTTGGTTAAATATCTCTTTTCCTCAAAAGAAAAAGTTACAAACAAAAAAGAACTTGTTTTTGTAATAACACCACATATAATTGATTTTAGTAAGAAAAAAACTCTGAGGGATTTAGGGTTTGGAAAATTTTAG
- a CDS encoding ATPase, T2SS/T4P/T4SS family, whose protein sequence is MENFSLVKDLFRDVVDVKNYIPLASIEKLKIDLTNAIEQNEKMIFLSGAAGSGKSMILNSIYNNLKEKKNIFYISNPFLEINAVLNIIKTLNIDEHYYLFIDEAQLLDDSVLENLRIYADKGNLTIVFATHDVDLNRLLQKRHFETRINYIFRTLPIRLEEVEYFINTKLIKADYVSLAEKFKPKHFKLIYKYTDGSLRKINQFMFKLFDVLEFFYQRDKEKVFKNLAKYMEITYMDIKGF, encoded by the coding sequence TTGGAAAATTTTAGTCTGGTAAAAGATCTGTTCAGGGATGTGGTTGATGTAAAAAATTATATTCCGCTTGCCAGTATTGAAAAATTAAAAATTGACCTGACAAACGCAATCGAACAAAATGAAAAAATGATTTTTCTCTCAGGTGCCGCTGGAAGTGGAAAAAGTATGATTTTAAATTCTATTTATAATAATTTAAAAGAAAAAAAAAATATATTTTATATTTCTAATCCTTTTTTAGAAATAAATGCTGTATTGAATATAATTAAAACTTTGAATATTGATGAACATTATTATCTTTTTATTGATGAAGCCCAGCTTTTAGATGATTCTGTTTTAGAGAATTTAAGAATATATGCTGATAAAGGTAATTTAACAATAGTTTTTGCAACACATGATGTAGATTTAAACAGATTGTTGCAAAAAAGACATTTTGAAACCAGAATTAATTATATTTTCAGGACATTACCGATTAGATTAGAGGAAGTTGAATATTTTATAAATACCAAATTAATAAAGGCTGATTATGTTTCATTAGCCGAAAAATTTAAACCTAAACATTTTAAATTAATATATAAGTATACTGATGGTTCATTAAGAAAAATAAATCAATTTATGTTTAAATTATTTGATGTGCTTGAATTTTTTTATCAAAGAGATAAAGAAAAAGTTTTTAAAAATTTGGCTAAATATATGGAAATAACATATATGGATATAAAAGGGTTTTAG
- a CDS encoding tetratricopeptide repeat protein: protein MHKYEKLEKIYYRKKFLKFLIVFIISVIFILVGSKIFMLYNYQQSNSYKKNNDNNSSKKKEKNIPTVTVKTAKVTKISKNNNFKKEKNMTKNDNNITNKIPMISFVFPKIDINNTKEINNEINKEVKKYIKKKINNQKKMLPKIKEKNKQKPLIIEENVKIDDLINTYNQKPSFDLAIQISQYYLNKNKLDLAKLWALKANSINPSRYESWKIFAIILLRKNKKEKAKEVLQTYLNDYGQNDDIQKLLRSINE from the coding sequence GTGCATAAATATGAAAAACTGGAAAAAATATATTATAGAAAAAAATTTTTGAAATTTTTGATTGTTTTTATAATATCTGTAATATTTATTTTAGTTGGATCAAAAATATTTATGCTTTATAATTATCAGCAGAGTAATTCTTATAAAAAGAATAATGATAATAATTCTTCTAAGAAAAAAGAAAAAAATATTCCTACAGTAACTGTTAAAACTGCTAAAGTTACTAAAATTTCTAAGAATAACAACTTTAAAAAAGAAAAAAATATGACAAAAAACGATAATAATATAACAAATAAGATACCGATGATATCTTTTGTATTTCCAAAAATTGATATTAATAATACAAAAGAAATAAACAATGAGATAAATAAAGAAGTAAAAAAATATATAAAGAAAAAAATTAATAATCAAAAGAAAATGTTACCTAAAATAAAAGAAAAAAATAAACAAAAACCTTTAATAATTGAAGAAAATGTAAAAATAGATGATTTGATTAATACTTATAATCAAAAACCATCTTTTGATTTAGCTATTCAAATATCACAATATTATTTAAATAAAAATAAATTAGATTTAGCAAAATTATGGGCACTTAAGGCAAACAGTATTAATCCTTCCAGATATGAAAGCTGGAAGATATTTGCTATTATTTTATTGAGAAAAAATAAGAAAGAAAAAGCAAAAGAAGTTTTACAAACATATTTGAATGATTATGGCCAAAATGATGATATTCAAAAATTATTAAGGAGTATAAATGAATGA
- a CDS encoding HDOD domain-containing protein, with the protein MNEHILKEIKALPPLPKSIMEIQRITNNPNSSISDLVKVVKEDPMLTANLLKAANSPLYGFTRQIKNVDQAVSLFGMATVKGFAISFAIKNTLKFDLSAYGISEDQFHDVSAKRNAVTLLWYKKNRKYLDILATDSFLIDIGAVIISVVLSNLDKVDEFRTNLTPENREELEKKFIGMTTAEVNAKIFSHWGFSEDLIESMRNLDNPNGKYEKESASLLTLKNLINLLNGYNEENEKKALEIAKKYELDIESLKLAIELIIKGNN; encoded by the coding sequence ATGAATGAACATATTTTAAAAGAGATAAAAGCGCTTCCACCTTTGCCAAAAAGTATAATGGAGATACAAAGGATTACTAATAACCCCAATTCTTCAATATCGGATTTAGTAAAAGTAGTTAAAGAAGATCCGATGCTTACAGCCAATTTGCTTAAAGCAGCCAATTCTCCTTTATATGGATTTACCAGACAGATAAAAAATGTAGATCAGGCCGTTTCTCTGTTTGGAATGGCTACAGTAAAAGGATTTGCCATTTCTTTTGCAATTAAAAACACTCTTAAATTTGATTTAAGCGCATACGGTATAAGCGAAGATCAATTCCATGATGTATCTGCTAAAAGAAATGCCGTAACACTTTTATGGTACAAAAAAAACAGAAAATATTTAGATATTTTAGCAACAGATTCTTTTTTAATTGATATAGGCGCTGTTATAATTTCTGTTGTATTAAGTAATCTCGATAAAGTAGATGAATTTAGAACTAATTTAACTCCTGAAAACAGAGAAGAACTTGAGAAAAAATTTATTGGAATGACAACCGCTGAAGTTAATGCTAAAATATTTTCACATTGGGGATTTAGTGAAGATTTAATAGAATCTATGAGAAATTTAGATAACCCTAATGGTAAATATGAAAAAGAAAGCGCTTCACTTCTTACGTTAAAAAATTTAATCAATCTTTTAAACGGATATAACGAAGAAAATGAAAAAAAAGCTTTGGAAATTGCAAAAAAATATGAATTAGATATAGAATCTTTAAAATTGGCAATTGAACTGATAATAAAAGGGAATAATTGA
- a CDS encoding VacB/RNase II family 3'-5' exoribonuclease has protein sequence MKEFIYKLIKGIDRKDIPRDKRDLINDLIAFKIVTNGKIIKIKSKYIPGKIDITKKGFGFLIPMTKGKDLLIEEHHLNSASKGDLVIAEKLFNKKGRPKAKVIYIIEKAFAYTVGYLTFEIKNGKKIPLIRNIKTNLPTYVKVTKKALKNLPENAVFKINNYTSTIEEVLGVLDDPWVDEKISLALYNKKEEFSKAALLESQSYGDYVDKSMYPDRIDLTDKFFCTIDPVTAKDHDDAIYFDKDENALYVAIADVSEYVYLNGNIDKEAKERGFSIYFPHKSIPMLPRALSENICSLKENEDRLSFIFKITLDKNNNVIKEELFEGIINSKRKYSYEKVDEFLAGKFENSDETDKKILSWLLPLWEKIKHIRAERLKTGLDFESDEIKMILDENGLIKEVSIEEETPSHSLIEDCMLLANKAAAKIIDYGIFRVHEKPSSTTIDELYNNLLSLGIEVNEDEDFVKNVKNIQAQAKEIGIKKEVDKLIIKAQQQARYDAENLGHYALGFEKYTHFTSPIRRYSDLTLHRLLKSIIRNDEKMKNFILRNIEALVVKISELEREAMKVEWDFYDRKYARVAKINIGKIYKGIIEDTEIPPIAKILEDKLLGSRVFLKDKKQFNLFEKVDIEIVDSNIATAKIRGKVID, from the coding sequence TTGAAGGAATTTATATATAAACTTATAAAAGGAATTGATAGAAAGGATATTCCAAGAGATAAAAGGGATCTGATAAATGATTTAATTGCATTTAAAATTGTTACAAATGGAAAAATCATAAAAATAAAATCTAAATATATACCTGGTAAAATTGATATTACAAAAAAAGGTTTTGGATTTTTAATTCCCATGACAAAAGGGAAAGATCTATTAATTGAAGAGCATCACTTAAATTCTGCAAGTAAAGGTGATTTGGTAATTGCAGAAAAATTATTTAATAAAAAAGGAAGGCCTAAGGCAAAAGTAATTTATATTATAGAAAAAGCTTTCGCATATACTGTCGGATATTTAACATTTGAAATTAAGAATGGAAAAAAAATACCATTAATCAGAAATATAAAAACAAATCTTCCAACTTACGTAAAAGTTACAAAAAAAGCCTTAAAAAATCTCCCTGAAAATGCGGTGTTTAAAATAAATAATTATACTTCAACTATAGAAGAGGTTTTAGGGGTATTAGACGATCCGTGGGTGGATGAAAAAATTTCACTTGCCCTTTATAACAAAAAAGAAGAGTTTTCAAAAGCTGCATTGCTTGAGTCACAGTCTTATGGAGATTATGTAGATAAAAGCATGTATCCCGATAGAATTGATTTAACAGATAAATTTTTTTGTACAATTGACCCAGTAACAGCAAAAGACCATGACGATGCAATATATTTTGATAAAGATGAAAATGCCCTTTATGTGGCAATCGCAGATGTTAGTGAATACGTATATTTAAACGGAAATATAGATAAAGAAGCAAAAGAGAGAGGGTTTAGTATCTATTTTCCACACAAATCTATTCCTATGCTGCCTCGTGCCTTGAGTGAAAATATTTGTTCGCTTAAAGAAAATGAAGACAGACTCAGTTTTATTTTTAAAATTACTTTGGATAAAAACAATAATGTAATAAAAGAAGAACTTTTTGAAGGAATTATTAATTCAAAAAGAAAATATTCTTATGAAAAGGTTGATGAATTTTTGGCGGGAAAATTTGAAAACAGTGATGAAACAGATAAAAAAATTCTTTCTTGGCTTCTGCCTCTGTGGGAAAAAATTAAACATATAAGGGCAGAAAGATTAAAAACAGGTCTTGATTTTGAAAGCGACGAAATTAAAATGATTCTGGATGAAAACGGCCTTATTAAAGAAGTAAGTATTGAAGAGGAAACCCCTTCTCATTCACTTATAGAAGACTGTATGCTTTTGGCAAATAAAGCAGCTGCCAAAATAATAGACTATGGAATTTTCAGAGTTCACGAAAAACCTTCTTCTACCACTATTGACGAACTTTACAATAATTTGTTGTCTCTTGGAATTGAAGTAAACGAAGATGAAGATTTTGTAAAAAATGTAAAAAATATTCAAGCACAGGCAAAAGAGATTGGAATAAAAAAAGAAGTGGACAAATTAATTATCAAGGCACAACAGCAGGCAAGATATGATGCTGAGAATCTTGGTCATTATGCTTTAGGGTTTGAAAAATATACACATTTTACATCACCTATTCGTAGATATTCGGATTTGACTCTTCACAGACTTTTAAAATCAATCATTAGAAATGATGAAAAAATGAAAAATTTTATTTTAAGAAATATTGAAGCTTTGGTTGTTAAAATAAGTGAACTGGAAAGAGAAGCAATGAAAGTGGAGTGGGATTTTTATGACAGAAAATATGCCAGAGTTGCAAAAATTAATATTGGTAAAATATATAAGGGTATAATTGAAGATACTGAAATTCCGCCTATCGCAAAAATTTTAGAAGATAAATTGCTTGGAAGCAGGGTGTTTTTAAAAGATAAAAAACAGTTTAATTTGTTTGAAAAAGTAGATATTGAAATAGTTGATTCGAATATTGCAACTGCAAAAATAAGAGGGAAAGTAATAGATTAA
- a CDS encoding OmpP1/FadL family transporter — MKKIIALSIITSSLLLANGYKIPEQSINGMALSAANVANAHGADANYYNPANMVFNKDKNSYEFLMSYIHLNKIEFDNQNGEIYESRDEDYLIPLFHFSSKDYNNFRWGLSITTPAGLSKKWDDPVPELGAKEFTLKTVELNPNIAYKVNNNFGIAFGIRALRSEGIANAFRAGLYSQYLNGDSIDFGWNAAASYQNDKRDTKIALTYRSKINMTLNGDASGYYSKFLLTGNPDDISTLISFKTNGKVKIPLPAALNLAFAKTFNKTTLEFVLERTFWSDYKELDFNLNDPYVEGIFGTPIPKHWKDANSYRIGLTHQCNKKLTAMLGFTYDETPVPDDTIDFSLPDSDKQIFSGGFKYKMDDRMKLGFSVLYAKQKERSVIMKQSDGTPIQGTFKDGGALLMAFGIDYSF, encoded by the coding sequence ATGAAAAAAATTATTGCATTATCTATCATTACTTCATCACTTCTTTTGGCAAACGGATATAAAATCCCTGAACAATCTATAAACGGTATGGCTTTAAGTGCAGCAAATGTAGCAAATGCACACGGGGCTGATGCAAACTATTACAACCCTGCAAATATGGTTTTCAATAAAGATAAAAACAGTTACGAATTTTTAATGAGTTACATCCATTTAAACAAAATAGAATTCGACAATCAAAATGGGGAAATTTATGAATCCAGAGATGAAGATTATTTAATCCCCCTCTTCCATTTTAGCTCAAAAGATTACAATAATTTCAGATGGGGACTTTCTATTACAACCCCTGCCGGACTTTCAAAAAAATGGGACGACCCCGTACCGGAGCTTGGAGCGAAAGAATTTACATTAAAAACGGTTGAACTTAATCCTAATATTGCATATAAAGTTAATAATAATTTTGGTATAGCTTTTGGTATAAGAGCTCTCAGAAGTGAGGGGATAGCAAACGCATTTAGAGCAGGTTTATATTCCCAATATTTAAATGGAGATTCAATCGATTTTGGATGGAATGCTGCTGCTTCATATCAAAATGATAAAAGAGATACTAAAATAGCTTTAACTTACCGTTCAAAAATAAACATGACACTAAACGGTGACGCAAGTGGATATTACAGTAAATTTTTATTAACCGGTAATCCTGATGATATTTCTACATTAATATCATTTAAAACAAACGGAAAAGTAAAAATTCCTCTGCCTGCGGCACTGAATCTGGCATTTGCCAAAACTTTTAACAAAACAACACTTGAATTTGTACTTGAGAGAACTTTCTGGTCTGATTATAAAGAACTTGATTTTAATCTCAACGATCCTTATGTAGAAGGAATTTTTGGTACACCTATACCAAAACATTGGAAAGACGCAAACTCGTATAGAATCGGTTTGACACATCAATGCAATAAAAAACTTACAGCTATGCTGGGATTCACATATGATGAAACACCTGTGCCGGATGATACAATAGATTTTTCATTACCTGATAGTGATAAACAAATATTCTCAGGTGGATTTAAATACAAAATGGATGATAGAATGAAATTAGGATTTTCTGTGCTTTATGCAAAACAGAAAGAAAGAAGTGTTATTATGAAACAATCAGATGGGACTCCTATACAAGGAACATTTAAAGACGGAGGGGCTTTATTAATGGCTTTTGGAATAGATTACAGTTTTTAA